In one Choloepus didactylus isolate mChoDid1 chromosome 1, mChoDid1.pri, whole genome shotgun sequence genomic region, the following are encoded:
- the LZTFL1 gene encoding leucine zipper transcription factor-like protein 1 isoform X1 yields the protein MTKAELGLNDHHQNEVISYIRFARSKRGLRLKTVDSCFQDLKESRLVEETFTIDEVSEVLSGLQAVVHSEVESELINTAYTNVLLLRQLFSQAEKWYLNLQTDISELENRELLEQVAEFEKAEFTSSNKKPIIDIIKPKLAPLNEGGTAELLNKEILRLQEENERLKSRLKTMEIQATNALDEKSKLERALQDLQLNQGNEKDFIKAEDLSELENTVAALKNEFQKTLNDKTENQKSLEENLATAKHDLLRVQEQLSLAEKELEKKFQQTAAYRNMKEILTKKNDQIKDLRKRLAKYEPED from the exons ATGACCAAG GCAGAGTTGGGCCTAAATGATCACCATCAAAATGAAGTTATTAGTTATATACGTTTTGCTCGTTCAAAAAGAGGCTTGAGACTCAAAACTGTAGATTCCTGCTTCCAAGACCTCAAGGAGAGCAG GCTCGTGGAGGAGACTTTCACCATCGATGAAGTCTCTGAAGTCCTGAGTGGGTTACAGGCTGTGGTTCACAGCGAGGTAGAGTCTGAGCTCATCAACACTGCCTACACCAATGTGTTACTTCTGCGGCAGCTTTTTTCACAAGCTGAGAAGTGGTACCTGAATCTACAAACAGACATCTCTGAACTTGAAAACAG AGAATTGTTAGAACAAGTTGCAGAATTTGAAAAAGCAGAATTTACATCTTCAAATAAAAAG cCTATCATAGATATCATAAAGCCAAAACTTGCTCCACTTAATGAAGGTGGAACAGCAGAACTCTTAAACAAG GAAATTTTAAGACTTCAAGAAGAGAATGAGAGATTGAAGTCAAGGCTGAAGACCATGGAAATACAG GCTACAAATGCATTGGATGAGAAGTCAAAACTAGAAAGAGCACTGCAAGATTTACAGCTCAATCAAGGAAATGAGAAG gatTTTATAAAGGCTGAAGACTTAAGCGAATTGGAAAATACAGTTGCTGCTTTAAAGAATGAGTTTCAGAAGACTCTTAATGACAAGACAGAAAACCAGAAGTCCCTGGAGGAAAATCTAGCAACAGCCAAGCATGACCTGCTCAGGGTTCAGGAGCAGCTGAGTTTGGCTGAAAAG GAATTAGAGAAGAAATTCCAACAAACGGCAGCTTATCGAAACATGAAAGAGATTCTCACCAAGAAGAATGaccaaatcaaagacctaagaaAAAGACTGGCAAA
- the LZTFL1 gene encoding leucine zipper transcription factor-like protein 1 isoform X2, which yields MAELGLNDHHQNEVISYIRFARSKRGLRLKTVDSCFQDLKESRLVEETFTIDEVSEVLSGLQAVVHSEVESELINTAYTNVLLLRQLFSQAEKWYLNLQTDISELENRELLEQVAEFEKAEFTSSNKKPIIDIIKPKLAPLNEGGTAELLNKEILRLQEENERLKSRLKTMEIQATNALDEKSKLERALQDLQLNQGNEKDFIKAEDLSELENTVAALKNEFQKTLNDKTENQKSLEENLATAKHDLLRVQEQLSLAEKELEKKFQQTAAYRNMKEILTKKNDQIKDLRKRLAKYEPED from the exons ATG GCAGAGTTGGGCCTAAATGATCACCATCAAAATGAAGTTATTAGTTATATACGTTTTGCTCGTTCAAAAAGAGGCTTGAGACTCAAAACTGTAGATTCCTGCTTCCAAGACCTCAAGGAGAGCAG GCTCGTGGAGGAGACTTTCACCATCGATGAAGTCTCTGAAGTCCTGAGTGGGTTACAGGCTGTGGTTCACAGCGAGGTAGAGTCTGAGCTCATCAACACTGCCTACACCAATGTGTTACTTCTGCGGCAGCTTTTTTCACAAGCTGAGAAGTGGTACCTGAATCTACAAACAGACATCTCTGAACTTGAAAACAG AGAATTGTTAGAACAAGTTGCAGAATTTGAAAAAGCAGAATTTACATCTTCAAATAAAAAG cCTATCATAGATATCATAAAGCCAAAACTTGCTCCACTTAATGAAGGTGGAACAGCAGAACTCTTAAACAAG GAAATTTTAAGACTTCAAGAAGAGAATGAGAGATTGAAGTCAAGGCTGAAGACCATGGAAATACAG GCTACAAATGCATTGGATGAGAAGTCAAAACTAGAAAGAGCACTGCAAGATTTACAGCTCAATCAAGGAAATGAGAAG gatTTTATAAAGGCTGAAGACTTAAGCGAATTGGAAAATACAGTTGCTGCTTTAAAGAATGAGTTTCAGAAGACTCTTAATGACAAGACAGAAAACCAGAAGTCCCTGGAGGAAAATCTAGCAACAGCCAAGCATGACCTGCTCAGGGTTCAGGAGCAGCTGAGTTTGGCTGAAAAG GAATTAGAGAAGAAATTCCAACAAACGGCAGCTTATCGAAACATGAAAGAGATTCTCACCAAGAAGAATGaccaaatcaaagacctaagaaAAAGACTGGCAAA
- the LOC119544065 gene encoding histone chaperone ASF1-like, producing the protein MAKVQANNVVVLGNPSPFYNPFQFEITFECIEDLSEDLGWKIIYVGSAESEEYDQVLDSVLVGPVPAGRHMFVFQADAPNPGLIPHADAVGVTVVLIICTYRGQEFIRVGYYVNNEYTETELRENPPVKPAFSKLQRNISASNPRVTRFHINWEDNTEKLEDAESSNPNLQSLLSTDALPSASKGWSTSENSLNVMLESHMDCM; encoded by the coding sequence atggcAAAGGTTCAGGCGAACAATGTAGTGGTGCTGGGTAACCCTTCTCCTTTCTACAACCCCTTCCAGTTCGAGATCACCTTCGAGTGCATCGAGGACCTGTCTGAAGACTTGGGATGGAAAATTATCTATGTGGGCTCTGCAGAAAGTGAAGAATACGACCAAGTTTTAGACTCTGTTTTAGTGGGTCCTGTTCCTGCAGGAAGGCATATGTTTGTATTTCAGGCTGATGCACCTAATCCAGGACTCATTCCACATGCAGATGCAGTAGGTGTAACAGTTGTATTAATTATATGCACCTATCGAGGTCAAGAATTTATTAGAGTTGGCTATTATGTAAATAATGAATATACTGAGACAGAATTAAGGGAAAATCCGCCAGTAAAACCAGCCTTTTCTAAGCTTCAAAGGAATATTTCGGCATCTAATCCCAGAGTCACAAGATTCCACATTAATTGGGAAGATAACACAGAAAAACTGGAAGATGCGGAAAGCAGTAATCCAAATTTGCAGTCACTTCTTTCAACAGATGCATTGCCTTCAGCATCAAAGGGATGGTCCACGTCAGAAAACTCACTAAATGTCATGTTAGAATCCCACATGGACTGCATGTGA